The Hyperthermus butylicus DSM 5456 genome includes a region encoding these proteins:
- a CDS encoding ABC transporter substrate-binding protein yields the protein MASRNIVLAIGIIVAIAVIAGVVLLTGGKEKPAAPEQPTTPTTPSTEQPQQPAEQPETQPSEEQPQEQPPETPTQPTTECKEWIELTVLTRHPADIQEQARDLFLESDLAKRYCVKDITFIAVPPGLWQTFIEKQNIDVAWGGGPTLFDLLFKKGLLKPLETQIALEAASQVPDTFAGQPLKRVKDGKVYWVAAAIASFGFTINTEVAQQLDYDVSKLKSWRDLASDDLGLILVQYNTPALAIADPTQSTSNTRIYEIILQTYGWDEGWRILTLMAANARIEQSSGLVRDDVIAGIVMVGITIDFYGYTAERINPACKYILPEGETIVNGDPIAVTISTKHPEAAEAFIAWVLTEGQKIWLSPEINRLPANPKVFETPEGQQRPDLRDAYYRAMQVKVIQFNDTLALEIETAMRQYFKATLVDEHQTLQQAWKRLLEAYYVEKKIDKATFEALKQKLTDTVEYKDPLTGEIVKFTLEDARRVNKILEQNPAVTEKYMSAWREAARQKYEEVLDALGG from the coding sequence ATGGCGTCCCGAAACATAGTACTTGCTATAGGTATTATAGTTGCAATAGCTGTAATAGCTGGGGTAGTCTTGCTCACCGGAGGCAAGGAGAAACCTGCAGCTCCCGAGCAGCCAACAACACCCACCACACCTAGCACTGAGCAGCCCCAGCAGCCAGCAGAGCAGCCTGAAACACAGCCATCAGAGGAGCAGCCGCAAGAGCAACCACCGGAGACGCCAACACAACCAACTACTGAGTGTAAGGAGTGGATTGAGCTAACAGTGCTTACAAGGCATCCTGCCGATATCCAGGAGCAGGCTAGGGATCTATTCCTAGAGTCGGACCTCGCAAAGAGGTATTGCGTCAAGGATATAACGTTCATAGCTGTACCACCTGGCCTCTGGCAAACCTTCATCGAGAAGCAGAACATAGACGTAGCCTGGGGCGGCGGCCCAACGCTCTTCGATCTCCTATTCAAGAAAGGGCTGCTGAAGCCCCTCGAGACACAGATAGCGCTTGAGGCCGCGAGTCAAGTACCTGACACCTTTGCTGGCCAGCCGCTCAAGAGGGTGAAGGATGGCAAGGTGTATTGGGTTGCAGCAGCAATAGCTAGCTTCGGCTTCACCATTAACACAGAGGTAGCCCAGCAGCTCGACTATGATGTATCAAAGCTCAAGTCCTGGCGCGACCTCGCAAGCGATGATCTCGGCCTCATACTTGTACAGTACAATACTCCGGCACTAGCAATAGCCGATCCAACGCAGAGTACCAGTAATACAAGGATCTATGAAATCATTCTTCAGACGTACGGCTGGGATGAGGGCTGGCGCATACTAACCCTCATGGCTGCAAATGCACGCATAGAGCAGAGTAGCGGCCTTGTGCGCGACGACGTTATAGCGGGCATAGTAATGGTAGGCATCACTATAGACTTCTACGGTTACACAGCCGAGAGAATAAATCCAGCTTGTAAGTACATACTGCCCGAAGGTGAGACGATAGTTAACGGCGACCCAATAGCCGTGACGATATCCACGAAGCATCCAGAAGCTGCAGAGGCTTTCATAGCGTGGGTACTAACGGAGGGTCAGAAGATTTGGCTAAGCCCCGAGATTAACCGGCTACCAGCAAACCCCAAGGTCTTTGAGACCCCGGAGGGCCAACAGAGGCCTGATCTACGTGATGCATACTATCGCGCAATGCAAGTTAAAGTGATACAATTCAACGATACGCTAGCATTGGAGATAGAGACTGCTATGAGACAGTATTTCAAGGCAACGCTAGTAGACGAACACCAAACATTACAGCAAGCATGGAAGAGGCTCCTAGAGGCATACTATGTCGAGAAGAAGATAGACAAGGCTACATTCGAAGCGCTTAAGCAGAAGCTAACTGATACAGTTGAATACAAGGACCCGCTCACCGGCGAGATTGTAAAGTTTACGTTGGAGGATGCCAGGAGAGTAAATAAAATATTGGAGCAAAACCCAGCAGTAACCGAGAAGTACATGAGCGCTTGGCGTGAAGCTGCTAGGCAGAAATACGAGGAGGTCCTAGACGCCCTTGGCGGCTAG
- a CDS encoding metallophosphoesterase, giving the protein MAPRLASLAASLTILALLMLPIAGIVQVSATEEKIVEVTIPTRAVKAELAKGLIVYPRLSAPAFVEAGGTFKLVISQPATVEKVVIDDGYGHSYECSVEAISDTLYTVRVPSDAVKGVYDLIVFLSDKVVGEPHAVYVGKSSDYNEMLIVHISDRHFGVVNANGRAAANYDLAVAVIALGLPANTIVIDTGDVADTANGYEYMQSLDVDLLLNKPLIGVPGNHDHVAGSKLYTVYRGPFNYTLSIFNLYRIVGIDSGSEGYISDDQAEWARRILESSQEPVTILLFHHPHFTHLYGEEPTVFKASTADELYEILVSNKPDSTYTYIYSSWLANNESLKTLIEGIMANKAKLILVLSGHIHMDSYALVERPDGSKIQYIVTTSTGGSVRTYRNDYHGFRIIKVTADGGLEIYGDGKPWELHASFSTENTTVAYVTGKNAVAMLFTLGNSNVAKLMEKTVLAVHVPEEFEGKTVKALLKGLDRVELRCTPLGCVAYGIADTPPKVGYTYKLVLYTTEDLEPPSITVKRVTPKSPTIGRQVSITFTVSDDSWGVAKVLVTLQYDGKKVELLPSKTGDVYRVVLQKLNTTKAVVTITAIDASGKESSKTITIEYQAPQPVGEQPAQQPTEQPKEEITQSQPAENMTETKPAESAEEQPSQLVEQPVEEQPAETPPTATTPTTPTTQPSPEASGPSTMVIVLVAVAVAVGAAIFLLAVRRS; this is encoded by the coding sequence ATGGCACCCCGTCTAGCTAGTTTAGCTGCTTCTCTAACTATACTAGCACTCCTAATGCTACCTATTGCGGGGATTGTGCAGGTTTCAGCAACTGAGGAGAAGATCGTAGAAGTGACTATTCCAACACGTGCCGTCAAAGCGGAGCTTGCCAAGGGCTTAATAGTATACCCTCGGCTTTCAGCGCCAGCCTTCGTAGAAGCTGGTGGCACGTTTAAGCTTGTAATCTCGCAGCCTGCCACTGTTGAGAAGGTTGTTATAGACGACGGCTACGGGCACAGCTACGAGTGTAGTGTTGAAGCGATAAGTGATACACTCTACACTGTCAGAGTTCCAAGCGATGCAGTAAAAGGAGTCTATGACCTCATAGTGTTCCTTAGCGATAAGGTTGTCGGTGAACCTCACGCGGTTTATGTTGGCAAATCCTCGGACTACAATGAGATGTTAATAGTACATATTAGCGATAGACACTTCGGAGTGGTAAATGCTAATGGTAGGGCTGCTGCAAACTATGACCTAGCAGTAGCCGTTATCGCTCTGGGCCTGCCAGCAAACACTATAGTAATAGACACGGGTGATGTTGCAGACACGGCTAACGGCTACGAATACATGCAAAGCCTTGACGTTGACTTGCTCCTCAACAAGCCTCTCATAGGGGTGCCAGGAAACCATGACCATGTAGCGGGCTCTAAACTCTACACGGTGTACAGGGGCCCATTCAACTACACGCTATCAATCTTCAACCTATACCGCATCGTGGGCATCGACAGTGGCAGCGAGGGCTACATATCGGATGACCAGGCCGAGTGGGCTCGCAGAATCCTTGAGTCCTCCCAAGAGCCCGTAACGATATTGCTATTCCATCATCCGCACTTCACTCACCTCTACGGCGAAGAGCCAACAGTCTTTAAGGCATCAACAGCCGACGAACTATATGAGATACTTGTATCAAATAAGCCTGACAGCACGTACACGTACATCTACTCAAGCTGGCTGGCAAACAATGAGTCGCTAAAGACACTCATTGAGGGTATAATGGCTAACAAGGCTAAGCTGATACTCGTCCTAAGCGGCCATATACACATGGACTCCTATGCCCTAGTAGAGAGACCCGACGGCTCCAAGATACAGTACATCGTTACAACGTCGACGGGCGGAAGTGTCAGGACATACCGTAACGACTATCATGGCTTCAGAATAATCAAGGTAACAGCTGACGGAGGCCTAGAGATCTACGGTGATGGCAAGCCCTGGGAGTTGCATGCAAGCTTCAGCACGGAGAACACCACGGTAGCCTATGTAACGGGGAAGAATGCAGTAGCAATGCTATTCACGCTAGGAAACAGCAATGTTGCAAAACTCATGGAGAAGACCGTGCTAGCAGTACATGTACCTGAGGAGTTCGAAGGCAAAACTGTAAAGGCACTGTTGAAGGGCCTTGACCGTGTAGAGCTACGTTGTACACCACTGGGCTGCGTAGCCTACGGGATAGCTGATACACCACCCAAGGTAGGCTATACCTACAAGCTAGTACTATACACTACTGAAGACCTGGAGCCCCCATCAATAACTGTTAAGAGGGTTACGCCGAAGTCGCCTACAATAGGTCGCCAAGTATCAATAACCTTTACTGTTAGTGATGACTCGTGGGGTGTAGCCAAGGTTCTAGTAACACTACAGTACGATGGCAAGAAGGTTGAGCTACTCCCGTCGAAGACTGGTGACGTATACCGCGTCGTATTACAAAAGCTAAACACTACAAAGGCAGTTGTAACAATAACAGCTATAGATGCTTCCGGTAAGGAGTCCAGCAAGACAATAACAATAGAATATCAGGCTCCACAACCTGTCGGGGAGCAACCAGCCCAGCAACCTACCGAGCAGCCCAAAGAGGAGATCACACAATCACAGCCAGCAGAAAATATGACTGAAACAAAACCGGCAGAGAGTGCTGAGGAACAACCATCGCAACTTGTTGAGCAACCTGTCGAGGAACAGCCAGCCGAGACACCCCCTACAGCTACGACACCAACAACACCAACAACACAGCCATCACCAGAAGCTAGCGGACCCAGCACTATGGTGATAGTATTGGTTGCCGTAGCTGTGGCTGTCGGGGCGGCAATATTCCTCTTGGCAGTCAGGAGGAGCTAG
- a CDS encoding RIO1 family regulatory kinase/ATPase, whose amino-acid sequence MVLLALTYKKLVPRDFKVLQVIEREMPRYEYVPVELIERRLRMPSSHVAMSLQKLNQLKLVRRRLGEYVGYRLTYMGLDMLAIHSLVERGILHALGDKLGVGKESDVYSGLTPTGERVIVKFHRVGRTSFQRVVRVRTYAADRPYATWLQIAKVAGQREYRVLEELYREGALVPKPLGYSRHAVVTEYLEGVELYLYKDPIDPESMLQRILETLRKAYLDVGIVHGDLSEYNVLVVIEDEEEKPYIIDWPQYVEREHPSAEQLLRRDVEYIVRFFRKKYGVEVDAEKALKYVKGEVETV is encoded by the coding sequence ATGGTGCTGCTAGCATTGACATATAAGAAGCTCGTGCCAAGAGACTTCAAAGTATTGCAAGTAATCGAGAGGGAGATGCCACGCTATGAGTATGTTCCGGTAGAACTTATAGAGCGAAGGCTTAGAATGCCTTCGAGCCATGTGGCTATGAGCTTACAGAAGCTCAACCAGCTAAAACTGGTGAGAAGGAGGCTAGGCGAGTATGTGGGCTACCGCCTAACCTACATGGGGCTGGACATGCTAGCCATACACTCGCTTGTAGAGCGCGGTATCCTACATGCATTGGGGGACAAACTCGGTGTTGGCAAAGAGAGCGATGTATACTCTGGGCTAACACCTACCGGGGAGAGGGTCATAGTAAAATTCCATCGTGTGGGAAGGACAAGCTTTCAGCGCGTTGTAAGAGTTAGAACTTACGCTGCTGATAGGCCATATGCAACCTGGCTACAGATAGCCAAGGTTGCTGGGCAGCGGGAGTACCGGGTATTAGAGGAACTCTATCGCGAGGGCGCGCTTGTACCGAAGCCGCTGGGATATAGCAGACATGCAGTTGTAACAGAATATCTTGAGGGTGTTGAGCTATACTTGTACAAGGACCCTATAGACCCGGAGTCCATGCTGCAGAGGATACTTGAGACTCTACGTAAGGCTTACCTAGACGTAGGCATAGTACATGGAGACCTAAGTGAGTATAATGTGCTTGTTGTGATAGAGGATGAGGAGGAGAAGCCGTATATTATAGACTGGCCACAATACGTTGAGCGAGAACATCCATCAGCAGAGCAGCTACTTCGCCGCGATGTGGAGTACATCGTAAGGTTCTTCCGTAAAAAGTATGGCGTAGAGGTTGATGCTGAGAAAGCACTTAAATACGTTAAGGGTGAGGTTGAAACTGTCTAG
- a CDS encoding ArsR/SmtB family transcription factor, with translation MASAPENEVKGREETIKEGIMEKDGVLVVSGEDYIYRVCSALASPTRIRILIELLRREADIGEIADMIGQSKANASTQVRRLEEIGLVRSEYKPGVRGVRKVAKTTVREIRIVLAPPEQEEQQH, from the coding sequence ATGGCTTCAGCCCCGGAGAATGAGGTAAAAGGTAGGGAGGAAACCATAAAGGAGGGAATTATGGAGAAGGATGGTGTTCTCGTAGTATCCGGTGAGGACTATATCTACCGTGTGTGTAGTGCTCTAGCAAGCCCAACGAGGATTAGAATACTCATAGAACTCTTGCGACGTGAGGCAGACATAGGCGAAATAGCCGACATGATAGGTCAAAGCAAGGCTAATGCATCTACACAAGTGAGAAGGCTCGAGGAAATAGGCCTAGTACGCTCCGAGTACAAGCCCGGCGTGAGGGGAGTAAGGAAGGTGGCCAAGACAACTGTTAGAGAGATACGCATAGTACTTGCACCCCCTGAACAAGAAGAACAGCAACATTGA
- a CDS encoding phosphate signaling complex PhoU family protein: MGETRRIQATGGGSYVITLPKEWIRLHRLGKGSEVIVSVEPDGSLRIRPVGAGGGRASITTRIVVEPGWGVGELVRRLVSYYVVGADVIELVFRGQVGAEVLRGLRDFVSRRLIGVEVVEESSSSIVFQVVADEASLPLSTSVRRLMRTVELMLDDLITALRELNEATLLEIDERDDVVDKFYMFISRQLVSVLAGHRQPGEIGLGSAAEAGLILMASKHVERAGDHVSRMARSALEGFRLGLWTRYSSVRDRVVEHLAGVLENYRDAVTTFLNPSPERVDRGVEASSRLRAENDEIARQIVGSLDYSSAMLMQRFLESARRIVDYNTDMFELSLNRRMLAEILDQRKS; the protein is encoded by the coding sequence GTGGGGGAGACGCGGCGGATTCAGGCTACTGGCGGCGGATCGTATGTTATAACGCTGCCGAAGGAGTGGATTAGGCTTCACCGTCTCGGTAAGGGCTCTGAGGTTATCGTGTCGGTTGAGCCTGATGGCTCTCTGAGGATTAGGCCCGTTGGGGCTGGGGGTGGGCGGGCAAGCATTACTACCCGGATTGTTGTTGAGCCTGGATGGGGTGTTGGCGAGCTTGTGCGTAGGCTGGTCTCCTACTATGTTGTCGGCGCTGATGTCATCGAGCTGGTGTTCCGGGGTCAGGTTGGCGCCGAGGTGCTGAGGGGGCTTCGCGACTTTGTCTCGAGGCGGCTTATCGGCGTGGAGGTTGTCGAGGAGTCCTCTTCGAGCATAGTGTTCCAGGTTGTTGCTGACGAGGCTAGCCTCCCGCTTAGCACCTCCGTCCGCAGGCTCATGAGGACCGTTGAGTTGATGCTTGATGACCTTATCACGGCTCTCCGGGAACTCAACGAGGCTACACTACTCGAGATCGATGAGAGGGACGACGTTGTAGACAAGTTCTACATGTTCATATCCAGGCAGCTTGTCAGCGTACTCGCTGGTCACCGCCAGCCGGGCGAGATAGGGCTTGGCTCCGCCGCGGAGGCCGGCCTCATACTCATGGCGTCAAAACACGTTGAGCGGGCTGGCGACCACGTCTCGAGAATGGCGCGTAGTGCGCTCGAGGGGTTCAGGCTCGGGCTCTGGACACGGTATAGCAGTGTTAGGGATCGTGTCGTAGAGCACCTGGCCGGCGTGCTTGAGAACTACCGCGATGCTGTCACGACATTCCTAAACCCTAGCCCCGAGAGGGTTGACCGCGGCGTGGAGGCCTCCTCGAGGCTCCGCGCAGAGAACGACGAGATAGCACGCCAAATAGTTGGAAGTCTCGACTACAGCTCGGCCATGCTTATGCAAAGGTTTCTCGAGAGCGCACGCCGTATAGTGGACTATAACACGGACATGTTTGAGTTATCACTCAACAGGCGCATGCTGGCGGAGATCCTGGATCAGCGGAAGAGCTAG